The window TTGCGGTAGTCGGTGTGCAGGACGACATAGCCCTCGCGGGCGAGCAGGTCCTGTTCGCGGGCCAGACCCCGGCCTGTGGTGTAGACGGCCGGGTCGATGTAGCCGTGCGCGAGCACCAGCGCCGGGAACGGGCCCTTGCCCGAGGGGATGTTCATCAGCCCCGAGATGGTCAGACCGTCGCTCTCGTACGTCACCGCGTACGAGGTGTAGGCGGCGGTGCGGGCCAGGACGGTACCCAGGCGGAGGTCGGAGCCGCGGTGGTCGCGCTGGATCAGCGCCTGGATCGACACGGGGTCCACAGGGGAGGGCGAGGGGGAGGCGGTTGTCGTACGAGGGCTCGGGCTTGCCGATGGCGTCTCGCGCGCACCCTCGTCCCCGCCGCCGGTGCAGCCCACCGCCAACAGCAGCGACAGCCCGGCGGCGGCACAGGCCAGTCCCCGCAGCCGCATGCGGCCATTGTCCCCCGGCGGGGCGTGGACGGGGAGCGGGTTCCTCAGGCCGCGTGGACGGGGGAGCCGGTTTCCTCAGGTCCCCCGGGCCACCCCCGTGCTGTCCCGCTCGATCAACCGCGGCACTGGCACCCGTACGGTCCGGGCCGGCCCCCCGTCCAGCAGTGCCGTCAGCTCCCGCGCCGCCGTACGGCCGAACTCCACACTGTCCCGGGACAGGGCCGAAAGCCACGGCTTGACCATGCGGCACAGCGCCGAGTCCTCCCAGGCGACCACCGATACCTCCGTAGGCACCGAGAAGCCCAGCTCGGTCGCGGCGGCGACGCCGGCGACGGCCATCACGTCGTTGTCGTAGATCAGCGCGGTCGGGGGAGCGGCGGCCTGGAGGACGCGTCTGGTCACCGCCGCGCCCGCCGCGTCCGAGTAGTCCGTGGTCACCGACTGCACCTGCGTCAGCCCGCGCCGCCCGGCCTCGGCGGCCAGGGTGCGGATACGGCGCTCGGTGTGGGCGAGGCCCGCGAGACCCGCGATGTGCACGATCCGCCGGTGCCCGAGGGCGTGCAGCCCGTCCACCACCGACGCCATCGCGCCCGCGTCGTCCGCCCACACCGTCGAAAGGCCCGGATGCCGTTCCTCGGGTGCGCCGCCGATCACCACGGCGGGCAGGCCGAGTTCGTCGAGGAGGTCGGGGCGCGGGTCGTCGGTGCGGGGGTCGACCACCAGGACCCCGTCCACCCGGTGCTCGGCCCACCAGCGCCGGTACACCGCGCACTCGTCGGCGATGTCCTCCACCACCTGGAACAGCAGCCCGAGATGACGCTCAGCCAGCACCTCCTGGATGCCGGAGACGAGCTGGAGGAAGAACGAGTCCACGCCCAGCGTGTCCGCGGGCCGCGCCAGTACGAAGCCGACCGTCGCCGCGCCCTCCCCGGACAGGGCGCGAGCCGCCGTGCTCGGCCGCCAGCCCAGCTCCTCGGCCACCTGGCGGACCCGCTCCCGGGTGTCCTCCGAGACCCCGGCGCGCCCGTTCAGCGCGAAGGACACGGCGCTCTGCGAGACCCCGGCATGCCGCGCGATGTCCTTCATCGTGGGCCGCCGGGCCGGTGACCGCTTGCCGTGCACGGTTTTCCCCATTCCTCCGACGCATTCCGGCCACCAGTGTGCACTAATGCGGTTCAGCTGCGTCAACCTAATGCGTATTAGTCACTAATGAAATTAGCTCCGCGAGATGCATTGACGGGCCCTCGGAGCGGCGTGCAAGGTCTGCGTCGGCGACCGAATCCCCCTGCGGTCGCCCACCAACCCCGCCGCCAAGGAGGCCGGTTCACGGTGCCCATTTCCCGTAGAAACCTCGCTGCCGCTCTCGCCGTCTGTGTCGTCCTGCCGCTCAGTGCCTGCGGCTCCGGAGACGACGGAGGCGGCTCGTCCGACGCCTCCGGCAAGATCGAGGGCGACATCACTTTCCAGACCTGGAACCTGAGAGCCAACTTCAAGGACTACTTCGAAGGCCTGATCACCGACTTCGAGAAGAAGTACCCCGGCACGAAGGTCAAATGGGTCGACCAGCCCGCCGAGGGCTACGCCGACAAGATCAGCGCGGACGCGGCCGGCGGCACCCTCCCCGACGTCGTCAACGTCTCGCCGGACCTGGTCGCGCCGCTCGCCAAGGCGGGCCTCGCGCTCGACCTGGACAAGGATGCCGCGCAGTACAAGAAGGAGTACCTGGAGGGCGCCTGGGCCAGCCATCAGATACCGGGCATGACCGGTACGTACGCCTTCCCCTGGTACCTCAACACCGGCCCGCTGTTCTACAACAAGTCCCTGTTCCAAGAGGCCGGGATCGACCCCGAGCAGCCGCCGACGACGTACGACGAACTCTTCGACGACGCCCTGACGATCGCCGAGAAGACCGACGGCAAGGTCGCCACGCTCGCCAATGTCCCCACCGTCGAGGACTTCGGCCGTTACGGCGTCCCGCTCATGAACCAGGAGGGCACCGCCTTCGCCTTCAACGACACGAAGGGCGTCGAACTCCTCACCAAATACAAGGAGTTGTACGACGCGAAGGCGCTCGACCCGCAGGCGCTGACCGCCACCCCCGAGTCGTCCGGAAAGAAGTTCCTCACCGAGGCCGTCGCCATGAACCCGGGCAGCGCGCTCGACCTCGGCAACTTCAAGAAGCAGGCGCCGAACCTGTACAAGAACATCGGCATCACCGACCAGATCACCAGCACCGGACACGTGAACATGTACGTGATGGGCGTGATGGTCAACTCCCAGAGCAAGCAGACGCCCGCCGCTGTCGCCTTCGCGCACTACGTCACCGACGCCGAACATCAGATGTCGTTCGCCAAGAAGGTCGCGATCTTCCCCAGCACCGCCGGCTCGCTCGACGACCCGTACTTCACCAAGGAGGACGGAACGGATGAGACACGGGTGCGGGTGGCCGCCGCCAAGTCGCTGAAGAGCGCGGTCAATTACACGCCGGTGCTGTTCAGCGAGCAGATGAAGACCGAGCTGCGCAACGAGGTCGCCAAGGCGCTCCAGGGCAAGGAGAGCCCCAAGGAAGCGCTTGACAACGCTGTCGAGGCCTGCAACCGGCTTCTCCAGCAGCAGGGATGACGATGTCCACGGTGTCTCGGGTGCGGCGCCAACTCCCGCTGAGCCCCTGGCTGTTCGCCGCCCCGGGGCTGTTGGTCATCGGCGCCTTCATCCTCTACCCGTTCGTCTCCACGCTGATCAACGCCTTCACCGACCGACGCACCCTGATCGAAGGCAAGTTCGTCGGGCTCGACAACTTCCGTGAGCTGCTGCACGACGACATGTTCTGGATCGGCCTGCGCAACAGCACGCTGTACGTCGTCGGGGTCGTGCCTGCGCTGGTTCTGCTGCCCCTGCTGCTGGCACTGCTCGTGCAGAAGAACATCCCCGGCATCGCCTTCTTCCGCTCCGCCTTCTACACCCCGGTCGTCGCCTCGATCGTCGTGGTGGGGCTGATCTGGGTGTGGCTGCTCGACGAACGCGGCCTGGTGAACTCGCTGTTGGAGACCATCGGCGTCGGCCGGGTCGGCTTCCTCAGCGACCAGTGGCTGTTGCTGCTGAGCGCCATGGCCGTCACGGTCTGGAAGGGCCTCGGCTACTACATGATCATTTACCTGGCGGCCCTCGCCAACGTCCCCCGCGAACTGCACGAGGCCGCCGCGGTCGACGGCGCGGGTGCCGTACGGCGCTTCCTCACGGTCACCGTGCCCGCGGTCCGGTCGACCATGGTGCTGGTCGGGGCGCTGTCGTCGGTTGCTGCCTTCAAGGTGTTCTCCGAGGTCTACCTGATGGCGGGGCCGAGTGGCGGTCCTGCCGGTGAGGACACGACGCTCGTGATGCTCGTCCAGCGCACGGGTACGGGTCTCACGGGCCGCGTCGGTTATGCCTCCGCGATCTCCGTCGTCGTCTTCGTCGTCACCGTCGCGCTGATGCTGCTCGTCCTGCGTGCAGACCGGAGGGACGAGTCATGAGCGTGCTGGAGAAGGTGCGCCCGGCGCGCGTGGTGAGCGAACCCCGCGTCACCGACGAGCACGGCCGCCGCGTACGCGTCTGGGAACTCGCCCTGCGCTATGCCCTGTTGCTCGCCGTCCTCGCCCTCACCGTCGGCCCGTTCCTCTGGCAGCTCTCCACCTCGCTCAAGGGCCCGACCGAGGACATCTACACTTCCCCGCCGCGGTTCCTGCCGAGCGACCCGACGTTCCACAACTACGAGCGCGTCTCCGAGACCATCCCGGTCTGGGACTACGCCCTCAACTCGCTGAAGGTCGCCACCGCCAACGTCGTCACCAACTGCGTCGGTTCGGCGCTCGCCGGCTACGCGCTCGCCCGCCTGCGCTACCGGGGCCGCCGTGCCGCCACGCTCGCGTTCATCCTCGCGATGCTCGTGCCGGTGGAGGGCATCATCATCGCCCAGTTCACGACCATGCGGGAGCTGGGCCTCAACAACACCCTGGTCGGCGTCGTCCTGCCCGGCTGCATCGGCGCCATGAACGTCCTGCTGATGCGCAACGCCTTCCTCAACCTGCCGTACGAGATCGAGGAGGCCGCCTTCGTCGACGGCGCCAACGTGTGGCAGCGGTTCGTGCGGATCGCGCTGCCGTCCGTGAAGGGCACCCTCGCCGTCGTCGCGATCTTCGCCTTCATGGGCGCCTGGGACGACTTCCTGTGGCCGCTCATCGTGCTGAGCGATCCGTCGAAGTTCACGCTGACCATCGGCCTCAACTATCTGCACGGCACCTTCGCCAACGACGAACGGCTCGTCGCCGCGGGCACGGTCATCGCCGTCGCCCCACTGATCGCGCTCTTCGCCTGTCTCCAGCGGTACTTCTTCCGCGGGGTCGGCGAGGGAGCGGTGAAGGGCTGAAACCCCGGTGAAGGGCTGAAACCCCCCTCTCGTGTTCGACAAGGACCCCGTATGCCTGCTGCCGTGCGCTTCGGCGTCAACTACACCCCGAGCGAGGGATGGTTCCACCACTGGCTCGACTTCGACCTGGACTCCGTACGCGCCGACCTCGACTCGATCGCCGCGCTGGGCCTGGACCACGTCCGGGTGTTCCCGCTGTGGCCGTACTTCCAGCCCAACCGCACCTTGATCCGGGGGCGAGCGGTCGAGCAGCTCGTCCAGCTCGCCGACGCCGCCGCCGAGCGCGGGCTCGACGTCAACGTGGACGGTCTGCAAGGCCACTTGAGCAGCTTCGACTTCCTGCCCGCCTGGACCCGCACCTGGCATCGCCGCAACCTCTTCACCGACCCGGATGTCGTGGACGGCCAGGCGACCTACCTGCGCACGCTCGCCGCGGCCCTCGCCGACCGACCCAACTTCATCGGCATGACCCTCGGCAACGAGGTCAACCAGTTCTCCGCCGGACCGCACCCCGACCCCGACCGTGCGACCAGCGCCCAGATCGACGCCTGGCTGGAGCGCATGCTCGCCGCCTGCGAGGAGGGCGCCCCCGGCCGGCTGCATCTGCATGCCGAGTACGACGCCACCTGGTACCAGGACGACCAGCCCTTCACCCCGGCCCAGGCCGCCCGCCGCGGTGCCGTCACCGCGGTGCACTCCTGGGTGTTCAACGGCACCGCCCAGCGCCACGGCCGCACCTCCGTGCCCACCGAGCACCACGCCGCGTATCTGATCGAGCTGAGCAAGGCCTGGGCGGACGATCCACGGCGGCCGGTCTGGCTCCAGGAAGTCGGCGCACCCGCACCCCTGATCCCGGCCGAGCACGCCGCCGCCTTCACCGAGGCGACCGTCGCGAGCGCGCTGGACTGTCCCGACCTGTGGGGCGTCACCTGGTGGTGCTCGCACGATGTGTCCCGGGGACTCGCCGACTTCCCCGAACTCGAGTACGGGCTCGGGCTGTTGACCAGTGAGCGCGCGCCGAAGGACACGGCTCGGGTGCTGGCACGGGCGGCGGCGGCCGGGAGCCCGGCCGCGCCTTCCCCTCGTACCACCGCGCTTGTCGTCCCGGCCGACCCCGGCGCCCGCTCTCTCTGCGCCCCGGGCGGACCCGTCTTCGACGCCTACTTCCGGCTGGTCGCCGAGGGCGTCCGGCCCACCACCGTCCTCGATGTGCGCGCCGACGACAAGGACCATCTCGCCGCGCGTGGCATCACCGAGGTTGTCACTCCCGACCAGGTACTCCCCATCCCCCAAGGAGGCACCCGCTCGTGAAACCCACCAGACGCACGGTCCTGATCGCAGGCGCTGCGGCCGCTCTGACGCCCACGCTTCCGGCGGCCGCCGCTCCGAAGGCGGCGGCCACCCCGCCGTACGCCTCGTACTGGTACCCGGACTCCCTGCCCTCCGGCAGCCCCGGCACCGGCATCACCTGGCGGAGCCTCAAGGCGTGGCGGGCGGCCGACGACGTCGATCTCGCCTTCAACGCGGCGTCCGTCCCGCTGGCCACCCGGTTCACCCCGGCGCCGGTGAACCCGACCGCCCGCTCGGGCCAGGCCCGTATCCAGTCCCTCGTCTCCTTCGGGCCCACATCGAGCAACTCCGCGCAGGGCTCGGCGACCGCCGACTACTACGCCCTCACCCACTGGGCCTACATCGACGAGCTGGTGTTCTGGGGCGGCTCGTCGGGGGAGGGGCTGATCCTCGCCCCCAACGCGCCGATCGTGGACGCCGCCCACCGGCACGGCGTGCCCGTGCTGGGCAACATCTTCCTGCCGCCCGTGGCGTACGGCGGGCAGTTGCAGTGGACCCGGGACCTCGTGCAGAAGGACTCGGCCGGGCGGTATCCGCTCGCCGCCCAACTCGTCGCGGTGGCACGGGCGTACGGCTTCGACGGCTGGTTCGTGAACCCCGAGACGGGCGGCGGCAATGCGGCTCTCGCCACCGACATGCTGGGCTTCCTGCGGGAGTTGAAGTCGCGGGCGGCGGCGGTCGGACAGCGGGTGACCTGGTACGACTCGATGACCGTGAACGGCGGTGTGAGCTGGCAGGGGGCGCTGAACGCGCAGAACCAGCCGTTCTTCGAGTCCGCCGACGACATGTTCGTCGACTTCCGGTGGACGGCGAGCGGCCTGGCGTCCTCGGGGCAGCGGGCCGACCGGATCGGGCGCAGCCGGTACGAGCTGTGGGCGGGCGTCGATGTGGAGGCGAGCGGCTGGAACAAGTCCGTGAACTGGGACGCGATCGTGCCGAGGGACCGGGCGCATGTCGTGTCGGTCGGGTTCTACCGGCCCGAGTGGACCCGCAATCACCTGCCGGCGGGGCGGACGCCGGGGGAGTTCCATGCCGCCGACGACCGGTTCTGGAGCGGTCGTTCGCTGGATCCCTCGCGGCCGGACGGTACCGACGCCTGGCGGGCCCCGGCTGTCTCGGTGGTCGACCGGTCGACGGTGACGTCGGTGCCGTTCGCCAGTGTGTTCAACACGGGGCACGGGCTGCGGTGGTACGAGCGCGGGGCGGTGACGTCCCAGGCGCCGTGGAACCATCTCGGGTTGCAGGATCGGCTGCCGTCGCGGCGCTGGCTTGTGCACACCGCCGGCGCGCGGCCCGCTGTGAACTTCGATTTCGCGGACGCGTGGTGTGGCGGCAGCAGTGTGCTCGTCGAGGGTGAACTGACCGCGCCGGCGGTGCTGGATGTGTACGCGACCCGGCTGCCGGTGGGTGTTGACACGGTTGTCGAGCTCACGCACCGGACGGACGCCGGCGCTGTGAACGTCGAGTTGGCCGTTGCCACCGCCGACCCAGATCCCGGCGCACCCGGGTCGACAGCGCCGTACACCTATTTCCCTGTGAACTCGGTCAACACCTGGCAGACGTCGACCGTACGGCTCACAGGGCTGACCGGCACGATACGGGCGATCGGCGTTCGGCTCACCCCGCGCGACAGCGGCAGTGGCCCGGTGCGCTGGCGGCTCGGCGGTCTCGCTGTCCGGTCTGCCGCGCCCGCTACCCCCGCCGCACCCTCCGGCCTCCGGATCACCGGCGCGAGCGGCGGCGATCTGCGCTTCGTCTGGAACCCCGCGCCCGGAGACGTACGCCACTACACCCTGCACCGCCTCCTCCCCGACGGCACCCGGCGCTTCCTCGGCGGTACCTGCCAGCGGGCCTACTTCGTCGAAGGGCTCCGGCCCGAGCAGGGCGAGGCGGCGGCGCGGTTCGAAGTGCGCGCCGTAGGGGAGCTGTACACCAGGTCAGCCCCTACGACGGTCACCCACTCCTGGTGACCGCCCCCACTTGGTAACCCCACCCGGACGACCTACGGAGCACCCCGTATGCATGACGACCGCAGCCTGGTCGAAGCCCGCCTCAGGCGCGTTCTCGACGAGCGCATCCGCCCCGCCGTGTACCCCGAGTCCGTACCGCTCGACGTGGCGGTGTGGCATGCGCCCGGTGAGCCCGTCCCGGTCGGCGAGGGGCTTGCGGCCGAGCCCGAGCCGATCGAGGTGGGCGCCCGTTGGGGTGCTCCGTGGGGCACCAGCTGGTTCCGGGTCACCGGGACCGTGCCCGAGGCGTGGGCCGGGCGGACCGTGGAGGCGCTGCTCGACCTCGGGTTCGACGAGAACATGCCCGGCTTCCAGTGCGAGGGCCTGGTCTACCGGCCCGACGGCACCCCGGTGAAGGGCCTCAACCCGCGCAACCAGTGGGTGCGCATCGGTGCGCCCGTCGAGGGCGGCGAGGAGGTGCGGCTGCACATCGAGGCCGCGTCCAACCCCGTCATCCTCGACTACCACCCCTTCCTGCCCACCCAGTTGGGCGACAAGGAGACCGCGGGCCGCGCACCGCAGTACACGCTCACCCGCATGGATCTCGCCGTCCTCGACGAGACGGTGTGGGAGCTGGTGATCGACCTGGAGGTGCTCGGCGAGCTGATGGCTGAGCTGCCCGTGGACTCCGCGCGTCGCTGGGAGATCCTGCGGGCGGTCGAGAAGGCGCTGGACGCGATCGACCTCCAGGACGTGAACGGTACGGCGGCACAGGCGCGGGCGCGTCTGGAGACGGTCCTGTCCGAGCCGGCCGTACCCTCCGCCCACCGCATCAGCGCCGTCGGGCACGCGCACATCGACTCGGCGTGGCTGTGGCCGTTGCGTGAGACGGTCCGCAAGGTGGCCCGGACCACCGCCAATATGACCGCGCTGCTGGAGGACGAGCCGGAGTTCGTGTTCGCCATGTCCCAGGCTCAGCAGTGGGCGTGGGTGAAGGAGCACCGGCCCGAGGTGTGGGCGCGGGTGAAGAAGGCGGTGGCGGACGGGCGGTTCGTGCCGGCCGGCGGGATGTGGGTGGAGTCGGACACCAATATGCCGGGCTCGGAGGCGATGGCCCGGCAGTTCGTGCACGGCAAGCGGTTCTTCCTCGACGAGTTCGGCATCGAGAACGACGAGGCCTGGCTGCCCGACACCTTCGGCTTCGCGGCCGGGCTCCCGCAGATCATCAAGGCCGCGGGTGCCAAGTGGCTGCTCACGCAGAAGATCTCCTGGTCCCGGACGAACAAGTTCCCGCATCACACCTTCAGTTGGGAGGGCATCGACGGCACCCGGATCTTCACGCACTTCCCGCCCGTCGACACCTACAACTGCTCCATGAAGGGCAGCGAAATCGCCCACGCCGCCCGCAACTTCAAGGACAAGGGCGTCGCCCGGCACTCCCTCGCGCCCACCGGCTGGGGCGACGGAGGCGGTGGCACCACCCGGGAGATGGTCGCCAAGGCGGCCCGGCTGCGCGACCTCGAAGGCTCGGCGACCGTCGTATGGGAGACCCCGGCGGAGTTCTTCGCGAAAGCCGAGGCCGAGTACCCGAACCCGCCCGTCTGGGTCGGCGAGCTCTACCTCGAACTCCACCGCGCCACCCTCACCAGCCAGGCCAAGACCAAGCAGGGCAACCGCCGCAGCGAACACCTCCTGCGCGAGGCCGAACTGTGGGCGGCGACGGCGGCCGTGCG of the Streptomyces sp. NBC_00287 genome contains:
- a CDS encoding ABC transporter substrate-binding protein, producing the protein MPISRRNLAAALAVCVVLPLSACGSGDDGGGSSDASGKIEGDITFQTWNLRANFKDYFEGLITDFEKKYPGTKVKWVDQPAEGYADKISADAAGGTLPDVVNVSPDLVAPLAKAGLALDLDKDAAQYKKEYLEGAWASHQIPGMTGTYAFPWYLNTGPLFYNKSLFQEAGIDPEQPPTTYDELFDDALTIAEKTDGKVATLANVPTVEDFGRYGVPLMNQEGTAFAFNDTKGVELLTKYKELYDAKALDPQALTATPESSGKKFLTEAVAMNPGSALDLGNFKKQAPNLYKNIGITDQITSTGHVNMYVMGVMVNSQSKQTPAAVAFAHYVTDAEHQMSFAKKVAIFPSTAGSLDDPYFTKEDGTDETRVRVAAAKSLKSAVNYTPVLFSEQMKTELRNEVAKALQGKESPKEALDNAVEACNRLLQQQG
- a CDS encoding carbohydrate ABC transporter permease, translating into MSVLEKVRPARVVSEPRVTDEHGRRVRVWELALRYALLLAVLALTVGPFLWQLSTSLKGPTEDIYTSPPRFLPSDPTFHNYERVSETIPVWDYALNSLKVATANVVTNCVGSALAGYALARLRYRGRRAATLAFILAMLVPVEGIIIAQFTTMRELGLNNTLVGVVLPGCIGAMNVLLMRNAFLNLPYEIEEAAFVDGANVWQRFVRIALPSVKGTLAVVAIFAFMGAWDDFLWPLIVLSDPSKFTLTIGLNYLHGTFANDERLVAAGTVIAVAPLIALFACLQRYFFRGVGEGAVKG
- a CDS encoding endo-beta-N-acetylglucosaminidase; translation: MKPTRRTVLIAGAAAALTPTLPAAAAPKAAATPPYASYWYPDSLPSGSPGTGITWRSLKAWRAADDVDLAFNAASVPLATRFTPAPVNPTARSGQARIQSLVSFGPTSSNSAQGSATADYYALTHWAYIDELVFWGGSSGEGLILAPNAPIVDAAHRHGVPVLGNIFLPPVAYGGQLQWTRDLVQKDSAGRYPLAAQLVAVARAYGFDGWFVNPETGGGNAALATDMLGFLRELKSRAAAVGQRVTWYDSMTVNGGVSWQGALNAQNQPFFESADDMFVDFRWTASGLASSGQRADRIGRSRYELWAGVDVEASGWNKSVNWDAIVPRDRAHVVSVGFYRPEWTRNHLPAGRTPGEFHAADDRFWSGRSLDPSRPDGTDAWRAPAVSVVDRSTVTSVPFASVFNTGHGLRWYERGAVTSQAPWNHLGLQDRLPSRRWLVHTAGARPAVNFDFADAWCGGSSVLVEGELTAPAVLDVYATRLPVGVDTVVELTHRTDAGAVNVELAVATADPDPGAPGSTAPYTYFPVNSVNTWQTSTVRLTGLTGTIRAIGVRLTPRDSGSGPVRWRLGGLAVRSAAPATPAAPSGLRITGASGGDLRFVWNPAPGDVRHYTLHRLLPDGTRRFLGGTCQRAYFVEGLRPEQGEAAARFEVRAVGELYTRSAPTTVTHSW
- a CDS encoding LacI family DNA-binding transcriptional regulator, whose protein sequence is MKDIARHAGVSQSAVSFALNGRAGVSEDTRERVRQVAEELGWRPSTAARALSGEGAATVGFVLARPADTLGVDSFFLQLVSGIQEVLAERHLGLLFQVVEDIADECAVYRRWWAEHRVDGVLVVDPRTDDPRPDLLDELGLPAVVIGGAPEERHPGLSTVWADDAGAMASVVDGLHALGHRRIVHIAGLAGLAHTERRIRTLAAEAGRRGLTQVQSVTTDYSDAAGAAVTRRVLQAAAPPTALIYDNDVMAVAGVAAATELGFSVPTEVSVVAWEDSALCRMVKPWLSALSRDSVEFGRTAARELTALLDGGPARTVRVPVPRLIERDSTGVARGT
- a CDS encoding glycoside hydrolase 5 family protein → MPAAVRFGVNYTPSEGWFHHWLDFDLDSVRADLDSIAALGLDHVRVFPLWPYFQPNRTLIRGRAVEQLVQLADAAAERGLDVNVDGLQGHLSSFDFLPAWTRTWHRRNLFTDPDVVDGQATYLRTLAAALADRPNFIGMTLGNEVNQFSAGPHPDPDRATSAQIDAWLERMLAACEEGAPGRLHLHAEYDATWYQDDQPFTPAQAARRGAVTAVHSWVFNGTAQRHGRTSVPTEHHAAYLIELSKAWADDPRRPVWLQEVGAPAPLIPAEHAAAFTEATVASALDCPDLWGVTWWCSHDVSRGLADFPELEYGLGLLTSERAPKDTARVLARAAAAGSPAAPSPRTTALVVPADPGARSLCAPGGPVFDAYFRLVAEGVRPTTVLDVRADDKDHLAARGITEVVTPDQVLPIPQGGTRS
- a CDS encoding carbohydrate ABC transporter permease → MTMSTVSRVRRQLPLSPWLFAAPGLLVIGAFILYPFVSTLINAFTDRRTLIEGKFVGLDNFRELLHDDMFWIGLRNSTLYVVGVVPALVLLPLLLALLVQKNIPGIAFFRSAFYTPVVASIVVVGLIWVWLLDERGLVNSLLETIGVGRVGFLSDQWLLLLSAMAVTVWKGLGYYMIIYLAALANVPRELHEAAAVDGAGAVRRFLTVTVPAVRSTMVLVGALSSVAAFKVFSEVYLMAGPSGGPAGEDTTLVMLVQRTGTGLTGRVGYASAISVVVFVVTVALMLLVLRADRRDES
- a CDS encoding alpha-mannosidase; translation: MHDDRSLVEARLRRVLDERIRPAVYPESVPLDVAVWHAPGEPVPVGEGLAAEPEPIEVGARWGAPWGTSWFRVTGTVPEAWAGRTVEALLDLGFDENMPGFQCEGLVYRPDGTPVKGLNPRNQWVRIGAPVEGGEEVRLHIEAASNPVILDYHPFLPTQLGDKETAGRAPQYTLTRMDLAVLDETVWELVIDLEVLGELMAELPVDSARRWEILRAVEKALDAIDLQDVNGTAAQARARLETVLSEPAVPSAHRISAVGHAHIDSAWLWPLRETVRKVARTTANMTALLEDEPEFVFAMSQAQQWAWVKEHRPEVWARVKKAVADGRFVPAGGMWVESDTNMPGSEAMARQFVHGKRFFLDEFGIENDEAWLPDTFGFAAGLPQIIKAAGAKWLLTQKISWSRTNKFPHHTFSWEGIDGTRIFTHFPPVDTYNCSMKGSEIAHAARNFKDKGVARHSLAPTGWGDGGGGTTREMVAKAARLRDLEGSATVVWETPAEFFAKAEAEYPNPPVWVGELYLELHRATLTSQAKTKQGNRRSEHLLREAELWAATAAVRTGFPYPYEELDRIWKTVLLHQFHDILPGSSIAWVHREARATYERLATELNGIIDAAQRALAGDGSTPLVFNSAPHTRDGIPAGGARAPVDEGRTTLTRRRDGGHVLDNGLLRIEIDAQGLVVSAYDIEADRETIAPGRAANLLQLHPDFPNMWDAWDVDEFYRNTVTDLTDVDEIAPVGDAVRIVRTFGDSRVTQLLSLAPGERRLLVDTEVDWHETEKFLKLAFPLDVHAERYASETQFGHFHRPTHTNTSWEAAKFEACNHRFVHLEEPGWGVAIVNDSTYGHDVTRTVRTGGDRGTTTTVRVSLLRAPRFPDPETDQGVHRFRHALVPGADIGDAVREGWRINLPERRLTGAGEVAPLVSVDRDAVVVTAVKLADDGSGDVIVRFHEAHGGRARATLTAGFEVADVMTTDLLERPLQDGAVERDGNSVAVRLRPFELVTLRLSRV